CAATAAGACGTCTTTTGCATTCGCTTCGGGAGGCGGAATTAACTATCAGAGCACATTTTCTTACTGCATGGTGCCCACAAAGAATTGTTTGACCCCTTTCAGCATTCAAGTGATGTTATTAAGCGACTTTTTTTTAGCAAGATTACgtaatattgcactcagtttaaacctatacctgttattatttttttccgtttccccatgaccagttatttgtttttctaatacctatgtttgtgctgcaatgcatagcgctgcttttttacaaagtgttttgttattttgtttcagtggttatttggaaaattgaaaatctctgcctgtgtactgtactgccaagttgataaagggggcaggacctctgtcaagcttacgagcttttagtcctgtctccttctttgtccaagagaaaaataatgactgaatgaatgaatgaatgaatgagtcaGTACTAAGTGCTCAAGCACCCTCTTGAGATCCTTCCGAAATAGCGCGATCCCGACTAATTCGCGAATGCTCCTTTGAAGCCTGAACCGAACCATTCTAACAACTTGCCCTGAATGCCGCGGTAGCCTCTACTGCGAATATCGCAACGTTCCCTTGAGTTTCGTAGAGGTTCAAGACCCCGTAGTGGTTGACCCTGGACTGTCGCTTCAGAGTCGACAGATCGTCCCGTATTTCCGTAGTCCCGAACATGTCCACGGacaaataactgcgcaaaaaagcacaACGAAAGCTCATTTACAGAAAAGTGGTTGCAACCGAACAATGTACAATGTGTTGGAGGCTAGTGAAAGCGCATTACATAAACCTCCCATATGATAGGGCGCTGTACACAACGGGAAAGCTCGCAAGCAGTGCTTTTATCTGTCTTCACCATTGCAGCTGCCTTTACTCATATTATCGCAGCCGCATTATGTCAACAGGCGTGTCCTTCGTTTTATAGAGCTTAGGTGGATACACTTCACAAGTGACAACCTCATTACGCCTGTCAACATTTTTGTAAACTGCGTTTGGCTAAAACTTTGTGATCGATAATTTATGCTAGCGCATGTGGCGAGGTCACCGATGGTGGATTTTTCACGGGCACGTGCTCACACTGAAAACAGTGTATTCGCCCAGTGCTCCGCGTTTTCTTCAGTTAAAGAAATGCAAAACTGGCAGAGATTTTTAATGTACACAAGTGCCACTGCGATGTATCAGAGTCGAAACGCGCAATATTCTTTCAGTGAGCTCAACCGttttcaaaacaacaaaacattAGAGTAGAAACTCGCTATGCACGAACATTCGGGGCAGTGCTGGACACTAGGGGAAGCTGTTGTCCTcgtgtcttcgcgctgtttctcaCAAGCTCAACAGGAACCAAGTTACCAAAACAAGAAAACTAATTGCAAAAATTGATAGCTTTACAACGAATTAATTGGTCGCGCAATTAGTAGAAGAGGTTAAAACGCTACCTATCCGGAATTAATACGGAATTTTGCGCAGGTTTCCAGCAGTATGACTTTCCACAGTAGAAGAGCAAACATACTACAAAGACTTGCGTGACGTTCGACTCATTCGCGAAAAATCAGTTATACGCACGAAAGCTATCCGCCGTGCGCAAAGCGTGTGCAATCAATAAGAGAAAATCTGCTAATATTGTCACTCCAGCTGATAATCGGCCACACGGATGAATATGGATTTCTCCTGATTGCAATATATTTTTTCTATATCTGTTGTTATCTCgtataagaaaaaaatgaagtcGGTTGCGCTCTCCAGCTGTCAGTTGCAGTTCGCAAAATTTGCATATTTTAACGCAACTATAATTTCCAATTGTATAGCTCTATGTGCTGTACTTAGCATTATTTGAAGCTCTCTAATTCGCCGTAGATGATGTTAAAGGCTGATCGTGGCCTAACTACTTAGTCCATAACGACGGATATATTTTACCAAGAACACCTTCTATTTCGTTTAGTATTTTGACGCCGTTATAAGCCGCATTCCATTCCAACATACTTTTAGCTTTTACATAAACTTGTACATTTTTCAGCTATTTCAGGTACAATTAATTCACGGCGTAGTTTTCTTCAATATGAATTTCTTTTATTGCGTTTATTCAACTTTTCCACGAGGCTCCATAACTCCGTAGCCTGGCTTTTGTGGCGGACAAGTCGGAAACTAATTACGCGAGGTGTCTAACCTGTGCCCTCCCTTTGAAAAAGGAAGTTCTTCACCTGTGGCCACCTTGTTTAAACGTTTTCTACGGTATACATGAGAATGGCAACAAATGCAGGTTGGaggtttatggttttatggggctttgacgccccaaagcgactcaggctatgagggatgccgtagtgaaagggtCCGGAGTAATTTCgcccaccaggggttctttaacgtgcgctggcatcccACAGTACGCAGAAAGTGCACAGTACATATTTGCTTGGCTGATGGCTACTACTGGCTGGCAGACTGCAACTTCACAAGTACTGCATTCGGCAGCACTCAGAAATACAAACCGGGCATCGAAGGACAGGCCGCAAGTGGTCTCTGCGTACACGCTGCAGGTTGTCTTGAATACCCCGTAGCTAATCTCGCTGTCCACAGCGAGTGTCTTGCCGTCTTGGACGTGGACATGCGTGTATACCACGATGTCGCAAATCTTGTCCGGTGGGTACAGCATAGGGATAGCCACAATGTAGCTAACTGAGCATAGTAGTGGTGGAGGCGGGGTAGGCATCATAGTAGTTGTTGTCGGTGTCGTAGTCTCGGTAGTGGTAGTCGTTGGAATGGTCGGCGTTGTATGGACCGGCGGACCTGCAGGTTGAGTAGGCGCGTCCAGCAATGTGGACTCCAACAACGAAAATGTGCATATGATGTGTGTCTGTGATCAAGCATTTATTTGTACGTATCTCTGCATGTTCGTACGTGCTTGCGCCCAGTGTCGTGATTTTGACAGCGAGTTTGCCTAAAATAATGAGAGAACCAGTATATATTATCATAATATCAAAACTAAAAACGCTCTTAATAGATTTTAAGACATCCTTGTTTGCGAGCACGAAAACAATAACGTGCGAAGCTGCATCTCGACATATCTCATGGTGAAGACCAAACGTCTCCTATCACTCAGCCTGCACTGTGCAGCAAAGGGCTACACCAccgtgttttttttctattttgaaaATGTACCGCATTTATACAATTCTAACGCGCACTGTTTTCCCCCAAAAAGCGCCGCCTAAAATGACATTTGAATTCAGTTGAAAATGAAAATCCGGCCGCCACCCGCTATTTTCGTCTGCATCACAAAAATTGCAGCTCAGAATTTCAATCGAATCAATATTATCGATATCGCCCGCCTAGCCAACAACAGTACTGAAAGCCGATGGGCACAGCGAGCATCTGGAGTGACCCGTCATGAAAGCGCGGGCCTAACCTTGACCAACATGCAAACATTGGTTGTGAAGATGCGCCTAGTCCACTATGCCGCCGGTTCGAATATAAGCGACTTTGCGTTCGGGCGCTATCTAATCGCACACTGACGCAGCTGAGTAGCCCCGCGCCGAGCGCGGAGCAACCATGCACTGACACTCCCGAGCAGCGTTTGTAGCGCCTTGGCCAAAGAGAAAAGAATGCATAAAGAGCGGATACTCGGCGAAATCTGGCCCCAAGAAATACGTCACAGATTGATAAACCCTCTCTTTAGCGACGCCGCCACCGTTAGCGcgcgtgcgcatgcgcactcgCGGACGCCGGAGGAGACGCGGCAGAACGAAAGCAGGGGAAGGTCGACTGCGCTGCTGCGCATGTCGGCGTGCGGCGTCTTTTGTTAGCGTGCAGACTGCGTTTTCGCGTCGTCTGTCTTGGCCTTCAGTGTAGAACTCGTGCGATTTCTAACGAGTGCGAAGtgagacatcttttttttttcaactactcTGCATTTCAAGCAGTTTACGGGACCACACCTGTCGGTGCTTTGAATTACGCAGCTCGTGAAGAGGCTGTAATGGTGCGGTTCGGGGCACTCATGCTGTTTTCGACAGTGCTAAGGTGAGAAACGTGCAGTTTTTGTCAAACTATGCTGCATTTCAAGCAGTTTCGCTGAGCACGATGGCTGACGCACTATGGCAGTTGTGAAAGCCACGCCCACGTCATCCTGCTCGCGAGCCATGGCGCCGTTAGGTGCGCGGTTAGCGAAGGGCGCGCCCATGCCTGTGCGCTTTGCTTCAGCGCAGCGTAGCTAGCATTTGCAGCGCCAGCCGCAACACATGCTAGCATTCAAACTGCGGGCGCCTGAAATCGAAACCGGAAGTTGCCTCATCTACCCGCTTCGTGCGGAACAGTCAGTTGGGCCGCTGGGCACTatgggagtgtccgctctttatgaaTCCAGTTGTAAGtgtcttggcactctgccaatTTCGCCGAGCTGGGCACCGCTGCCGAAGCTTCCATCGAAAGATAAACGCGCCATGGTGCTATCGGAGCGCATCATCTTGGAACGCTCCAAGGTCTGAGCTGCAGGCGCCGACTAGGGTGTGCTTTAAAATAAGATGGTCTTGTACATGGCGCAAAGTGGCAGTCGGGCGGCCTCACGTTCCTTCCGTGTTCCCGAAACTTATGAGCGTGATCGCTGGATGCAGCTGGCGAGGCAGTAAGGCCGAAAGGCGAACGCCGTTAAAACCCAGCAGGTACAGTCTAGGTAAAAACTCTCAAGGCCAAAAACGTTTTGCTTCCGCCGCATAAAAGAGCCATTATGGCAccattaaagaccgaatgaccttgaaatgcaaGCCGAAGGTTCATTTTTGCGGTAGAGGAGATTCCTGCTCGACTTGTGTTTTGAACCTTCCGCGACACAGGATCATTCTAGGAACACTTATTTCGCTGCAGCTAAACGCtgcggcctgaagacttttggCCAAGGCTGTACATGGTTGGTACGAATTTTATGAAAGGGACTAGCTTTTCGGTTCGAAGGCGAACAGGCGTCTGTCAGAAGGGGAACTAAAGCTTTGGTGTGGTTTGCTGCATCGTGACATTAGAGCGGTTGCAATAAAGTTTGTTTgttccacgtgagaagattcacTTCACTATGGAAGACACTTCTCTATGGAAGAATGAAAAGGTGGTGCCCTCTACATTCGCAGTAATTACGCATTTTCCCTCTTTGAAAGACGGGTGCGCGTTGCAACTGAGTGCGCGTTAGTCTAGTAAGTCGGTATTTTGAAATTTAAGCAAAATGCCCTTTTAGCGATCGTAAGCCCGCGCTCTTCACTTTGATAGCTTGAGCAATATTCGACCAACCGCAGTTACACAATTTCTCCGAATTGAATGTGTGTGGCATTCCAAAAAAAAGATGGAAGTGGTGGTAACTGTATGCTTGTACAGTGTCAAAGGAAGTACAAAAAAGTTAATTTTCAAGCACTCTCCTTGCTCTTCGTGATCCGACTAGGCGCATCTTATGGTCTATTTTGCAAATTACGAATTCACGtcaagcagacgaagtgcagtaCGTATTTGGTACAGAAAAAAGTGAAGAATTTTCTTTTCAAAATAATAATATTTCATTTACGCTCCTTCATAGGAACAGCAAATTAATGTAAACTAAGACATCGCAGAAAGACATAATACATTGGAGAGCATTTAGTATTGCGATCGTTGATGCAGAGACTAGTAGGACAAGCGCTGAAGAGGAGTGTTTTAGTAAACTCCTGAACGATGTGTCGCATTCTTCTCAGCGTAGAACTCGCACAGTAACACGGGCGGGCGCTCGTgcaccactcactcactcactaaatGCACCTACTCACTCAGCTAATCACTCACCGACCTACCTACTCATTCAGCCACCCACTCATTCAGTCACTCATGTTATAGTTTCATAAAAAGTGCGTAGTTTCGAATGCTATTAGCAGCGCTCAAGAATGAATCAGATAATTTTAAGCCTAAATCACACGTAGGGCACCCTAAGTCGTTATGCGCCATGAAATCCAATGACACAAAATCGCAATCAAATTGGCGGTAGAACCGCATTTCAACCATGCCGATGATGTATGATTGCTGTAGGCGCTTATGTGCAACAAAACACATAACTCACCCACTGTAAATGGAGGGAAAGTTTGCGCATCTGTTGGAGGGGCCACTGGAGGTGGTGGGGCCACCGTATATGTTGGGGGTAATGGAGGCGGTGGAGGTGCTGGAGCCACGGGAGGTGGTGCAGGTGCAGGTGCGGAGGGACCAGCGGGACCGACGGGACCAGCGGGACCAGCAGGACCAGCGGGAGCTGCGGGGTCAACAGGACCCCCACCTCCGCCTCCGCTTGTCTGAACAGGCAGAGTGAACAAAGCgcggatgatgaattttaatggcgcaagcgCACCTGTggcaaagagcgtcatggcactaAGTGTTTTCGTCCACTCAAGGTGGGGTAATAGACCTCTTTCTCAAGCATTCCACTCTATATAACCCGAGCGCCAGGACAGAGGAAAGCTTGCATTCATtttatcatcggtgggtacctgTCCGTACGGGGGATTGAACATTGCACCTCCCTCATGCGAGGCGGAATAAAGAGCGGAGGAGAGCGCAAACCTGGATTTTGCCGTTGTTCCAGGAAGAGCGAGAAGTTTTCAAAGGGCTGAGCGCACGGCCTGTCGGTAGTGTTTTAATGTGCTAGCACTAAACGTCCCGCTTTCAAGAAAACCCGACGTCTGTCCGTCCTTGTTACGAAAAAGCTGGTGGCCCCCGCCCACGGTGGGCCACGGTGATTGGTCGACAGACTCATGTGACCGTGTGACGTCTTCACAAC
This region of Amblyomma americanum isolate KBUSLIRL-KWMA chromosome 5, ASM5285725v1, whole genome shotgun sequence genomic DNA includes:
- the LOC144134436 gene encoding uncharacterized protein LOC144134436, encoding MTLFATGALAPLKFIIRALFTLPVQTSGGGGGGPVDPAAPAGPAGPAGPVGPAGPSAPAPAPPPVAPAPPPPPLPPTYTVAPPPPVAPPTDAQTFPPFTVGPPVHTTPTIPTTTTTETTTPTTTTMMPTPPPPLLCSVSYIVAIPMLYPPDKICDIVVYTHVHVQDGKTLAVDSEISYGVFKTTCSVYAETTCGLSFDARYLSVDMFGTTEIRDDLSTLKRQSRVNHYGVLNLYETQGNVAIFAVEATAAFRASC